A region of the Passer domesticus isolate bPasDom1 chromosome Z, bPasDom1.hap1, whole genome shotgun sequence genome:
AGTCACTGGCAGCTTCGTCAGTACCTCAACCTCTGTTGCCTGATCAGCCTTCACGTTTTTTGAAGTTACCTGGTAAAAATTATCAGCAACAGACAGATGAGCTATGTCAGAGCACACTGCACATGCTCAAACATTAAGAGGAAAGAGTTGATTCTTTCTACTCAAAAATTAAGAAAGCAGATTTAATCTTTTCCACCTCTGACTGATCCAGAATGCCATTATAACCCACTAATGCTACTTAGCCTTTCTAAGTTTCTTTCCCTCTAAATACAACAAATCCAGTTCCCTATACTCTTGAGCCTCAGGTTGGGAAAGGCAAATAGCTTCTCATGAACTCAGAATGTGTAACATAACATATATACAGGCCTGTTCATCTTATCAATAAAATTgcacagaaaatgcagcaagaaaaaaaaatctcaattcaGGAAAGTACATATTTGCTACTATATACATTTTATTAATAGGAATGCTCTCCAATTTAGATGCAAGTACCTGTTTCCTAACTCCTGAAGAAGATTACTTCAGAGTAATTTGACTGTTTAACATGATTAAGCTTTTAAATTGTGTgcaattttacagaaaaatctaTTGTTAATTTgctacttaaaatattttatcatatTTAGAACTgagtttttaaattataattcaGTACTCTTTGATAAAATAGTATGAGCTCATACCGCTATCACAGCAGGTCATGATGTGTGTTCCAGAGCTGTCATATAAGGTGCAGGAAGTATTCTGGAGAAACTACTGTGGACAGGTGGCtgcaaggaaaatgaaaattactaGATTCTAAAGCATAACAACAAAAAGAGTTTTCACTGTGATTTAGTTTTGCACTTGGAAATTGTAGCTATACAGAAAAACATACAAATATTTGCACATTCCAATACTTAggataaagaaaaggaaaaaatctggaTCTTGAAGGTTTGAAAAGACCTGCTGTGATCCTGTAACACAGTGGGGGTTAAATTGTAATATCTATAATGCACTTGTATTCTATGCTGTTACAAGATGTTTTATCTCCCAATGGTTTTTAAGAGTGAGGATGGTGAATTACTGGACTAGAAttgtttttaatggaaatggaaaggaaCAGTGATGTGATTGCACCTCTGCTTTTTCAGTTTTCCTCCAGGAACAGGGGTGAGAACCTGAAATGCTTATAAAATGTAGCTTGGAAACAAAATCTTGTATTTTGGTGGAGTCTGGTATGGTGTTGGTGTGGAGCTTCTTCTGGAGCCCAGTGCTCTCTTGTGGGATCGCGTTAGGCCGCTCTCCCCTGCCCCTAAGTTTGTAACAGTCCCAGGGTGTCAATCTCTTGTCAGTTACCCTTCGCTCCTCCCAAAACCCCTTAAACCCTTCCCCAAGTCCCTGTCCGTCACCCGATGGTTCTTTCCCACTTTCCAGAAACTTCCAGAGTATCCGTCGGGTGATTGGTTTAGGAACTGGGGCCACTCCCAGTTATTACCCCTGTTGGTGGTTACGTTTGTCAATCAGCGTTAGGTTACACCCCCTCAACTCCCTGATTGGTTGGTCCGTTTTCCTTATAAGATGCTGTCGGGCTGTGCTCTTTGTCTTTCGGCGGTTTCGTCCTTGGATTAAATCTGAACTGTGTCACCCCGAGAGACCGTCTCTGTCGTCATTCCTGCGGGCTGCAGTCCTTTCCTCTTGCCTGGAAGTCCTCGTCACACAAGGCTTCTACGCCTTAGGCGCACCCCTACTCCCGAGCGGATACGGGGGGCGTCACAGTGCTGCCGGTGACGCTGGCCTTAGCCAGCCGGGATTTCAGCTGAGGTCAGCCGCCGCTGCAGTTTGGCGCCCAACGTGGGGCTCCGAGAAGACCACCGAAGCCCACGGACGAGGATTCCGGGTCCCAGGACGCAGTCCGTCTGGACTTGGATTTATCCTTCTGGCCGTCAAGCTACCCCAGGGTGAGCAGACCCCGTTGTAGGGGTGGCGCTCCCCGGGGATCGAGACCGGCAGCTCCGAGCACCCAAGGAGTCGGTCTCGCCGCAGGATCCACCCGCCCTGGACTTCTCTTCCGACTGTCCGCCGAGTGTGAGTTTTCCTGCCCTCCctattctctttctcttcccctcaCCCCCGTCTTTTTAAACTTGCGTTACTTTTTGTTGCGGTTTCGTCCGTTTGGGTCGTTTCACCGACCATTTTTTTCGAATCAAATCCTGCAGGTCATTTTCACTGCCGGCGGTGACCGGCGACGGGGTTTGGCGGTGGTCCCTTTTCTCATTCCTCTCTTTATATCTCTCTTTCCAGGGCGGGCGGGCTTGGGTTGTGCATTAACAACTTCGCTATGGGTGCAAAGGTATCAACAACCCAAAAGAGACTGGTTCTTAAAGTTCAGGGAGTTTTAGTTGTTGGGGGGTTCGAGAATgttaacaaaaaagaaattaaaatgttggTCGCTTGGCTCCTCTCCCAATTCCCTGCCACCGACCCCGAGCAGATTGTCAATTATACTTTCTGGTCCCATGTTTCTTTGAAAGCAAATAGCATGTGCCGCTCGGGGGACTCCAAAATGTTGAAGATCGCATTTTTGTGTTCGACCATTCGGGACCTTTTAAAATCTCACAGGCAATTGGGAGAGCAGCCAACCGTAAATGAGTTTGTCCCCAGTTCGGTTGTTCGTTCTTCCCCAGTCCCTCAATCCCTTAATTCTACCCCAAAATCTGGAATCCTGAAGAGAGCAGCTCGTTTCGGCAGCACGCAGGAGCCGTTCCATCTTCCTGGCTCTCTTCAGGATGTCCCTTCCCCCCGTCTGAAGAGTCCTGGCCAGACTCCTCGGGATTCTTCCTACCCTCCTTTTTCCCCAGTTAAAGTCCTTAAAGGTTCTAAAACTGTTCGTTTTCACCCTCTTCCTTCTCCCACTCCCTCAGAAAGCTCGCTGACCCAAGATGGCGTCAGCGAGCCACAAAATGGCGGGTGCCACGTGCAACCTCCCGCCAAAAcctttcctcctccccacaATCCTTTTCGTTCTTCCCGCAATCCCTTTCGTTGTCCTGACTCCTCCTCCTTcactccttccctctcctcttccGCTCCGCCCTTGCCTCCGCCCATCGCTCCTCCTTCTGCAACGCCTCACACGTACCTCACCTCTGAGGCGGGGACAACGTCATCAGTCCCTGCCCCCGTCACTGGCTCCTCCCCTTCCGTCCCAAGTTCCGGTTCCCACGGTCTGCCTTCCGGTTCCCACGGTCCGTCGGGTGCTGGGGGGGGGGCCGGGAGCCGGGACCCGGGGTCGATGCCCACTCTTTCCGCGGCCCCGGTCACATACAttccagggagggagggaaggaccCAGGCCCATTGGACCCCGTTTCCTAACACCGCAATTAAGGAGCTGTGCAAGGCCCAAAAGGATTATTCCCGGGAGAGTGAATTCTTCCGGGGGATCCTGAGAGCCACTCTCACAGACTCTGTAATTATTCCCGCAGATCTGCGACGGATTTTTTCATGCCTGTTGAGCCCCTCAGAGTTCCGTCTCTGGGAGGTCAATTGGAAAAGGGAAATAGGCAAAGTTTTGCCTCAATTATGGGAAAATCCAGGCACCGCCGTAGACACGGAGGGGGGAATGATTACCACAGAACATCTTAGCGGTGTTGGGTCCTGGGCAGACGGGAACTACCAAGCATGGTACATTCCATCAGAGGCATTAAAAGCCACAACATCAGCTGCGTTGAAAGCCTTCACCAGCCTGAGGTCTCCAACCACACCTCTCATTCCTTATTCCAAAATCATTCAGGGTGATAATGAACCTTTTCTTTTGTTCACTGAGAGGTTGCGAAAAGCCATTGAAGTGCAGGTGAAGGACGAAGCCACCAGGGAGGGGATCCTGACGGAGATGGCAGCCACCAACGCCAACTCTGCATGCAAGGCTGCCATCCTCAGTCTCCCCTTCGATCCACCGGCTGACCTAACACAAATGTTAGAAGTATGCGAGCGAAAGGTGGCAGTCCTCCCGGAAAATCCTCTTCGAAGTCAACATCCGCCACCTCGGAgggccgccgctgctgctgctgttccagcGGAGGGAAGTGATCCCGTCGCGACTCCAGCTTTTCATCGGACGCCACGTTCTGCGAGAAGACCACCACCCGGCGCTGATGCTCCTTGTCACTTGTGTCAGAAGACGGGTCACTGGATGCCTGACTGTCCGTTGAGGCGAGAGTTCATCAACTTCAAGATTCACCAGAAGCCTCAACGGACAGATCAGCATCAAAAAAACTAGCCAACGAGCGCGAGTCTTCCCCGCGCCAAGAAACAAATAGGGCGGAAAACATGACATCAAGCggggagggaggagaaaggGAACAATCACACAAGGTTTCCCAATGTAATCCGCCTGCGTCGTCGCACACACCGGACATGACTCACAGCTATCCAATCCTAACCACTCTATCTCAAAATTCTCCTTACAGGCTCCAGCTCACCGAGCCTCTTTACCTCACGGACACCGACCTCTGCGAAGTCTCCGTCAGCCCAGACGCACCAGGTACATGGTGGCGGGTCAAGTGTAAGTATGTCGTTGTCGGAGACACAAAGCACACACCGCAACACCTTAACATTCTACCAGCTGTATTGTCATCTCACGTACACTCATTTTCCATCATATTGCACTGCACACGTCCACCCATCTTTCTGCCGAAGGGACAAGTAGTTGCCCAGGCAATCCCTGTCCCAGAGATTCACCATCCTATTACCTCAAGTCAAAATTCTACACCCATGGTGGCTTGGTCTCAGGTAGTCTCAAGAGACAAGCCACGACTTACTTGTCATTTGCAGAAAGATGGGAAAGTCACCACTCTAAACGGGCTTTTAGATACCGGGGCAGATGTGACGATCATTCCCGCAAGGGAATGGCCGTCACAGTGGGAGTTGCAGGACGTGGCTGGAAGAATCCAGGGTGTCGGAGGGATCCAATTGGCCAAGCAATCCAGGAGTTTCGTACAAATTATGGGGCCCGACGGGCAATTGGCATCTGTTCGCCCGTTCGTTTTAGATTACGCGGAACCCCTGTGGGGAAGAGACCTCCTTGCCCAGTGGGGAGCCAAAATCGACCTTCCATCGGCTTCCCTGGTTTTTCGGGCAGCGGTCACTGAGGAGCGCCCTACCCAAAAACTCATTTGGAAATCTGATGTTCCTATTTGGGTAGAGCAGTGGCCGCTTTCTAAACAGAAGCTAAAGGCGCTCCAGGAGCTCGTGGACGAGCAGCTGCAGAAGGGCCATCTGGTGGAATCCACCTCACCGTGGAATTCCCCAGTTTTTGTCATCCGAAAGCCCAACAAAAACAAGTGGCGGCTCCTCCACGACCTTCGCCAAATTAATAACATCATTGAGAATATGGGGCCTCTTCAACCAGGGATGCCGTCCCCAGCGATGCTCCCTCAAAATTATAATCTAGCAGTTATCGATGTGAAGGATTGCTTCTTCCAAATTCCTCTGCACCCGGATGACGCCCCACGTTTCGCCTTTTCGGTACCTACCATCAACCGAGAAGCCCCAAGGAAGAGGTACCACTGGACAGTTTTGCCACAAGGCATGAAGAACTCTCCAGTCATCTGCCAGTGGTACGTCTCTTCCTTGCTGTCCCCGGTGCGTGCAGCAGCAAAAGACGTCATAATACAACATTATATGGATGACATATTAATTTGTGCTCCGACAGACGATATACTTACCCATGCGCTCGACCTGACAATCGATGCATTGATTGCTGCAGGGTTTGAGCTCCAACAAGACAAAATTCAACGGATGCCGCCCTGGAAGTACCTGGGCCTCGAAATTGGCCGTCGCACCATTGTGCCTCAAAAAATATCGATTCGGCCACATATTCGAACACTATCTGATGTCCAACAGCTGTGTGGTGCCTTGAACTGGGTGAGGCCTTGGCTAGGCATCTCCACCGAAGACCTagccccccttttcaatttattgaaagggggagaggagctcaGTTCTCCAAGGTCTCTCACCCCAGAGGCACGGGCTGCATTGGAGAAAATTCAAGCGTCCATTTCAGAACGTCAAGCACACCGATACCATCCGGAATTGCCATTCAGATTTATTATTCTAGGGAAATTGCCACACCTCCACGGGGTGATCTTTCAATGGGACAGTTCCATCAAAAGGGACCAAGGGGCTAGGGATCCGCTCTTAATCATAGAGTGGGTCTTTCTTAGCCACCATCGGTCCAAAAGAATGACCAGGCCACAAGAACTGGTGGCAGAACTGATCCGTAAGGCTCGCCTGCGGATCCGGGAGTTAGCAGGTGTGGACTTTGAGTGCATTCATATCCCAATCCAACTAAGTTCCGGGAATCTAACTAAAACAATGTTGGAGCACTTATTGCAGGAAAATGAATCCTTGCAATTTGCACTGGACAGCTACTCCGGCCAGGTCTCTATCCATAGACCTGCTCACAAATTTTTTAATTCGGAAGTCCAGTTTCATCTTTCATTAAAATCGGTTCAGAGTCGGACTCCTCTTGAAGCCTTGACAGTTTTTACCGACGCgtctggagcatcccacaagtcTGTGATGACTTGGAGGGATCCTCAGACTCAGCAGTGGGAGGCTGATATCAAGGTGGTCATGGGATCGCCTCAGATCGCTGAGTTGGACGCAGTCGTCAGGGCTTTTGAGAGGTTCCCTGAGCCTTTCAATTTAGTCACCGATTCAGCATATGTAGCCGGAGTCGTTTCGCGAGCTGAAGGTGCAATCCTGCAAGAAGTCTCTAACAATGCACTGTTCATGTTGCTCTCGAAGCTCATTCGATTAGTCTCCCACCGAGAGCAACCATTTTATGTAATGCACGTCAGGTCCCACACCGAGCTACCAGGGTTCATCATGGAGGGAAACAGGAGAGCTGATGCtcttgctgctcctgcccagatgGCCCCGCTCCTGAGTGTGTTCGAACAAGCGAAGCTTAGCCACCAGTTGTTCCATCAGAATGCTCCAGGCCTAGTTCGCCAATTTAAGATCTCTAGGGAACAGGCCAGAGCAATCGTGGCcacatgtccccagtgccaggctTACCAACTGCCCGCTGTCACGTCTGGCACTAACCCCCGTGGGCTGTCCAGTTGCGAGGTGTGGCAAATGGACGTTACCCACGTCCCAGATTTCGGACGCCTTTCCTTCGTACATGTCTCCATAGACACTTTCTCCAATGCAGTTTatgcctctgcccacacaggggagaagGCAAATGATGTCAAAAAACACCTTCTGTTGGCCTTCTCTGTGTTGGgcatcccaaaatccatcaaaaCTGATAATGGCCCAGCGTACAAGTCCAGGGAGCTGCGAagcttcctgcagcaatggggaatagaacataagacCGGCATCCCCTATTCCCCGACAGGTCAGGCCATGGTGGAGAGAGCCCATCAGAGCCTAAAAAACACCTTACATCACCAACATTCGGCAATGAAGATGGACTCCCCACAGACCCGCCTTGCACGAGCATTGTACACCCTAAATTTTTTGAATTGCTCGTTCGGAAATCTAAATCCACCTATTGTGCGTCATTTTGGGAAGAGTGAAAGCCTAAAACCTGAAGCACGACCACCCGTGCTCATAAAAGACCCGGAGACATGGAGGACGGAAGGGCCATTTGACCTGGTgacctgggggaggggatatgcTTGTGTATCTACCCCCTCAGGTCCCAAGTGGATACCATCTAAGTGGGTCAGgcctttccttcccaaaaaaCAAGTATCCGTGAGTGTTGTCCCGCAAATCGAGGAAGCTTGTTGGCGGCGCAGGCGGAAACCATTTGAAGGGGAGTTTGATCTCCTGGAACCGAATGTTTAGTTCTGAGTTGCTCAAACTTCTTTCTGTGTCTGTTACTTTAGGACCCACGACATGGCAGCCCAATCTGAGTTCATGCGACCCGCAGCTCTCACCATCATTATCCTGCTGACCGCGGTGACACCATCCTCGCAGTGGGTCGTTCCCCAGCCGAAAAAGAATGTTTGGAAGACTCTCGCCGGCGCCCTCGGCCAAGATAACATCTGCCTCACCGCCGCATCAGCAGCAGACCCCTTGTCCacctgccttgtggggatcccAACTCCTCCAGATGAGTTACCCTTTTCCCTTCGTACTTCCCTTGAATCTTTCTTTGAGAATAAAATCAACCGCCCCTTTAGCCCTAACCCGAATATAGTCTGGAGGAGGTTTATCAACACATTGAATCAATCTAAAGCGGATCCCATTGAATTTAAATTGCTCGGGTCCTCTGCCGCTCACTTTTGTGTTCAGTTCTTTCCGTACTCCGACCTAGATGAATCTACCCCTATTCCAAATATCACTTCAAATTATACAGCCAAGTCATGGtgccctttcctctcccaaGTCACCACGTCCATCACCCGCGATCATAAACCACGCTCCCTACCCAgtggtttctttttaatttgcgGAGACCGAGCTTGGCAAGGCATCCCCTCTCGCCTTCTCGGAGGTCCTTGCACCATTGGCCGACTGTCGCTGTTTACACCCAGCACAAGTCAAATTATTGATTGGCAAAAAATAAAGGTCGCAGTAAATTCTAATCGGACTAGGAGAGATTTGACCAATTTGGACAGTACATGCGACGAGGAAATTTTTCATTGGAGTAAGCCGGAAGAGGTGGCTTGGATCACCTTCCTCCCCTGGGTGGCAGTTGCACAAGCTTTAGGCGAATTAGGCCACCTAGAGTGCTGGGTTGCTAAACAAGCCAATCTTACCTCAGTCGCGCTCAGTGACCTCTTAGCAGACGAGGAAATAACAAGGCAGGCCACTTTACAAAACAGGGCGGCAATAGATTTTCTATTGCTGCTCCACGACCACCGTTGTGAGGACTTtgaggggctctgctgcctgaatTTAACATCAAAGGCCGAGGACGTTCGTCTGACCATCGATAAGATGCGAGAGATGATAAATCAAATCAAAGAAGACTCTTCAGATTGGCTGGGGAACTTGTTCTCGGGATGGGGGCTGTCAGGGTGGGTCAAGTCAATTTTAAAGACTGTTACTTTAGTTCTGCTTGTTGTACTTTTGGTTCTTGTTGTTGCGTTGATCATTTGGAAAATTATCAAAAGACTCTTAATTAAGTTGACTTCACCAGTAGACGTCAACCGCGTGGTTGAGCAAGAGCCGCAAGAGGAAGAAGATCTCGAAGATCTGCAGTTTAAGGACTACTCCGGTTACGACTACTGGGAAGAAGACGTTTAATtatgcttatttttctttctttaaaacaaaaaagggggagatgtgggatcGCGTTAGGCCGCTCTCCCCTGCCCCTAAGTTTGTAACAGTCCCAGGGTGTCAATCTCTTGTCAGTTACCCTTCGCTCCTCCCAAAACCCCTTAAACCCTTCCCCAAGTCCCTGTCCGTCACCCGATGGTTCTTTCCCACTTTCCAGAAACTTCCAGAGTATCCGTCGGGTGATTGGTTTAGGAACTGGGGCCACTCCCAGTTATTACCCCTGTTGGTGGTTACGTTTGTCAATCAGCGTTAGGTTACACCCCCTCAACTCCCTGATTGGTTGGTCCGTTTTCCTTATAAGATGCTGTCGGGCTGTGCTCTTTGTCTTTCGGCGGTTTCGTCCTTGGATTAAATCTGAACTGTGTCACCCTGAGAGACCGTCTCTGTCGTCATTCCTGCGGGCTGCAGTCCTTTCCTCTTGCCTGGAAGTCCTCGTCACACAAGGCTTCTACGCCTTAGGCGCACCCCTACTCCCGAGCGGATACGGGGGGCGTCACAGTGCTGCCGGTGACGCTGGCCTTAGCCAGCCGGGATTTCAGCTGAGGTCAGCCGCCGCTGCACTCTCTGCCCTGCCTCCCTGAATAGAAAGGCAAGGTGATATTGCTCTTTCCATTTTACAAGGACTCAGAATTACACATGGCAGAAGAAAATATACCTATGCATATACAGAGCAAATCAAATAATTGCATCAATGCAGATGCAGTTTTCCATGGCCACCATACATTTTATAAGCCATGGAGCTCTGTATTTCAAGGTGTCTTTTCTCTTGAATTGGAATCAGGAAGATGGGACAAAAATCTGCCTAAACTGTACTTTGTGAAGTAATGGAAGAtgatacattatatatatatgttttggCTGAATTTTATAATCCTATTTAATATCAAACAAAAAATTGTTTCAATTAATTGAAACAGTAAAGAAAGTAAAAACTactaaaattaattataaaaaagctgaaacaaaaaaaaaatccccaacaatGCAATGAAACTGAGCAGTTATAGATGGGGAATTTTAAGAGAAAGAGGGCAGAAgctctagaaaaaaaatcttttcaccTGTAGCAATTTTTTCCTCCACTCCTAAAGAAGGGTAAAATTTAGTCTTTTGCTTCCTGCACTCTTAGTGTGTGCTGTCATGAACATATCCAAGAGACACATGATGATCAGATATTACCATAAGTGTGTTTGCAGTCTTGGTTTGTGTCTGGGTGGTGTAGATATGGTGCTACTTTTTTACTTCAGTCCACATTTTTCAGCAAACCATTGCCCAAAGCCCTAGAACAATGGCCTCAAATAGCCCTCTCTGTAGGcataagggaaaaaagcaaagcctGCTTGTTCAGGAAATGGAGCTGGTCTTAGACCTTTTTTTGGCTGTGTCTCTGCTAGTAAATTAAATATGCTCAGGGATGTTTGCTTGACATTTAAACCACCAAGAAGCACAGGACTTATGTCCAGAGCACAGGACTTATGTTCAGACCTGCACGTATATCTGCAGCCAAAAGCTCTACTTCTGTCAGAGACCACTTGTTGTAGGTGGGCAGT
Encoded here:
- the LOC135290334 gene encoding uncharacterized protein LOC135290334, with product MGAKVSTTQKRLVLKVQGVLVVGGFENVNKKEIKMLVAWLLSQFPATDPEQIVNYTFWSHVSLKANSMCRSGDSKMLKIAFLCSTIRDLLKSHRQLGEQPTVNEFVPSSVVRSSPVPQSLNSTPKSGILKRAARFGSTQEPFHLPGSLQDVPSPRLKSPGQTPRDSSYPPFSPVKVLKGSKTVRFHPLPSPTPSESSLTQDGVSEPQNGGCHVQPPAKTFPPPHNPFRSSRNPFRCPDSSSFTPSLSSSAPPLPPPIAPPSATPHTYLTSEAGTTSSVPAPVTGSSPSVPSSGSHGLPSGSHGPSGAGGGAGSRDPGSMPTLSAAPVTYIPGREGRTQAHWTPFPNTAIKELCKAQKDYSRESEFFRGILRATLTDSVIIPADLRRIFSCLLSPSEFRLWEVNWKREIGKVLPQLWENPGTAVDTEGGMITTEHLSGVGSWADGNYQAWYIPSEALKATTSAALKAFTSLRSPTTPLIPYSKIIQGDNEPFLLFTERLRKAIEVQVKDEATREGILTEMAATNANSACKAAILSLPFDPPADLTQMLEVCERKVAVLPENPLRSQHPPPRRAAAAAAVPAEGKDGSLDA